The proteins below come from a single Halobacillus salinarum genomic window:
- a CDS encoding cation diffusion facilitator family transporter — protein MSSHVHKGNERALLINFILITAFMIAEFIGGWLINSLALLSDAGHMLSDTFSLGLSFLAIVSAKKTSTAEKSFGYKRFEILAALFNGILLIVISIYIVWEAWKRFFDPPEVAGYGMLGIAALGLIINLAAAWILYSKGDTNENLNLRSAFLHVLSDLLGSVGAIAAALFILFLGWNLADPIVSVFVSILILVSGFRVLKDTIHVLMEGTPVDISLDEVKSRLLSIPQVIDVHDLHVWTITSGYPSLSSHLIVQVESDRDEILIKAFALLKEHFAIEHITLQLEGEGLKLNELHLHDF, from the coding sequence ATGAGTTCTCATGTCCACAAGGGAAACGAACGAGCCTTGCTTATTAATTTTATTTTGATTACTGCATTTATGATTGCCGAATTCATCGGGGGATGGCTGATCAATAGTTTGGCTCTGTTATCAGATGCAGGACATATGCTTAGTGATACTTTTTCGCTTGGCTTAAGCTTCTTAGCTATAGTATCAGCAAAGAAAACATCTACTGCTGAAAAATCTTTCGGTTATAAACGATTCGAAATTTTAGCTGCATTATTTAACGGAATTCTGTTAATTGTCATTTCTATTTATATCGTATGGGAAGCTTGGAAGCGTTTCTTCGATCCTCCTGAAGTAGCAGGCTATGGGATGCTCGGTATAGCTGCCTTAGGTCTGATCATCAATCTCGCTGCTGCCTGGATTCTTTACAGCAAAGGGGATACGAACGAGAACCTCAATTTACGAAGTGCTTTCCTTCACGTTCTCAGTGACCTATTGGGCTCTGTTGGTGCTATAGCTGCGGCTTTATTCATTCTTTTCCTAGGGTGGAATCTTGCCGATCCAATTGTCAGTGTGTTTGTCTCGATACTCATCCTAGTGAGTGGATTTCGTGTGCTGAAAGATACCATTCATGTTCTTATGGAAGGTACACCAGTGGATATATCCTTGGATGAAGTTAAATCTCGATTGCTTTCCATCCCCCAGGTGATCGATGTACACGACCTGCATGTATGGACGATCACATCTGGATATCCGTCACTTAGCAGTCATCTTATCGTTCAAGTTGAAAGTGACCGCGATGAGATACTGATCAAGGCTTTTGCTTTACTAAAGGAACACTTCGCGATTGAGCATATTACCTTGCAATTGGAGGGTGAAGGACTCAAGCTGAATGAACTACATTTACATGACTTTTAG
- the thrC gene encoding threonine synthase: MWNGLLEHYKEFMPVTKNTPKLTLLEGNTPLLSIPTISEELGIDAYVKIEGANPTGSFKDRGMVLAIAKAIEEGSKAVICASTGNTSASAAAFAARAGLRCIVVIPDGKIAEGKLAQAVMYGAEIFAIKGNFDQALTMVRKIAEQEAVTLVNSVNPYRIEGQKTGAFEVCERLGKAPDFLCIPVGNAGNITAYWRGFKEYHDRHHTKLPQMFGFEASGSAAIVRNQVIEEPETLATAIRIGNPASWDKAVQATKESNGFIDEVTDEEIVAAYQYLAEKEGVFAEPASCASLAGTIKKVKAGLIPKGSTVVHVLTGNGLKDPATAIETSPVKPTVIENNIEQFAEAISGVRS, translated from the coding sequence ATGTGGAATGGTTTACTTGAGCATTATAAAGAATTCATGCCTGTAACAAAGAATACCCCCAAGCTCACTTTACTTGAGGGAAATACACCACTACTCTCAATTCCAACGATTTCCGAGGAATTAGGCATTGATGCGTATGTAAAAATCGAGGGAGCTAATCCGACAGGTTCCTTTAAAGACCGCGGGATGGTGTTAGCGATCGCTAAAGCCATAGAGGAAGGATCAAAGGCGGTCATTTGTGCTTCCACCGGTAATACTTCCGCCTCTGCTGCTGCCTTTGCAGCACGAGCTGGATTACGTTGTATTGTCGTCATCCCTGACGGTAAAATTGCAGAGGGCAAGCTTGCTCAAGCCGTAATGTATGGGGCTGAAATTTTTGCGATTAAAGGCAACTTTGACCAGGCGTTAACAATGGTTCGGAAAATCGCTGAACAAGAGGCAGTCACCCTTGTTAATTCTGTTAATCCTTACCGTATTGAAGGGCAGAAAACGGGAGCTTTTGAAGTTTGTGAGCGTCTTGGCAAAGCACCGGATTTCTTGTGCATCCCTGTTGGAAACGCCGGTAACATTACGGCTTATTGGCGCGGGTTTAAAGAATACCATGACCGGCACCATACTAAGCTGCCACAGATGTTTGGTTTTGAAGCCAGCGGCTCAGCCGCTATCGTTCGAAATCAAGTCATTGAAGAACCTGAAACACTTGCAACAGCGATCCGTATCGGGAATCCGGCAAGCTGGGATAAAGCGGTGCAGGCAACGAAAGAATCTAATGGTTTCATTGATGAAGTCACTGATGAAGAAATCGTCGCTGCATACCAGTACCTTGCCGAAAAAGAAGGCGTATTTGCTGAACCTGCATCCTGTGCTTCTCTTGCCGGTACCATTAAAAAGGTCAAAGCAGGATTAATTCCCAAAGGTTCTACCGTCGTACATGTACTGACAGGAAATGGTTTAAAAGACCCTGCAACCGCTATCGAAACAAGTCCAGTAAAGCCGACCGTGATCGAAAACAATATCGAACAGTTTGCTGAGGCCATTTCAGGAGTACGCTCATGA
- a CDS encoding homoserine dehydrogenase, producing the protein MKNSITLGLLGLGTVGSGVIEILNDHKESIQHKTGCDVSIKSVLVHDLNKPRNLPAETQLTENYHDITRDPEIDIIIEVMGGIDHTLTILLEAIEHGKHIVTANKDLMAEHGAELFAASQESGCDLYYEASVAGGIPIIRSIIDGLSSDRIRKMMGIVNGTTNYIMTKMSQEGTSFDEVLKEAQELGFAEADPTADVDGLDAARKMTILSILGFSMPFNLEDVEVKGIRGLSLEDINYAKQLGYQIKLIGIAESDRSGVSVSVEPCLIPIHHPLSSVNDEYNAVYVYGDAVGETMFYGPGAGKLPTATAVVSDLIAVIKNIRLETTGKAYVQPQFSKHLKSKKEQLAKKYIRLHVVDEPGMLMEITKIFAQYDISFDQIIQRATEIETERELIMVTHQVSEEDFNRASNQLHQLESVRTINSIFRVEGDD; encoded by the coding sequence ATGAAAAATTCCATTACCCTCGGTTTATTAGGTTTAGGAACAGTGGGTTCAGGCGTAATAGAAATTCTTAATGACCATAAGGAAAGTATTCAACATAAAACAGGATGCGACGTATCCATTAAAAGCGTACTCGTTCACGATTTAAACAAACCTAGAAACCTTCCAGCAGAAACACAATTAACAGAAAACTATCATGATATTACAAGAGATCCAGAGATTGACATTATTATAGAGGTCATGGGAGGGATCGATCACACCCTTACGATATTACTCGAGGCCATCGAGCATGGAAAACATATCGTCACCGCCAATAAGGATCTAATGGCTGAGCATGGAGCAGAACTTTTTGCAGCCAGTCAGGAAAGCGGATGCGACTTATATTATGAAGCTAGTGTCGCGGGAGGCATCCCCATTATCCGTTCAATTATTGATGGACTTTCTTCTGATAGGATTAGGAAAATGATGGGGATTGTCAATGGGACGACCAACTACATCATGACGAAAATGTCCCAGGAGGGCACGAGCTTTGATGAAGTTCTTAAAGAAGCTCAGGAACTGGGATTCGCGGAAGCAGACCCAACCGCTGATGTGGATGGATTAGACGCAGCTAGAAAAATGACCATTCTGTCTATTTTAGGGTTTTCCATGCCATTTAATTTAGAAGATGTGGAAGTCAAAGGTATTCGCGGATTATCACTTGAAGATATTAATTATGCAAAACAGCTTGGCTATCAAATTAAGTTGATCGGCATAGCAGAAAGTGATCGTTCAGGCGTTTCAGTCAGCGTAGAGCCTTGCTTGATTCCAATCCATCATCCACTTTCCTCAGTAAATGATGAATACAACGCTGTTTATGTTTATGGGGATGCTGTTGGAGAAACGATGTTTTACGGCCCGGGTGCCGGAAAACTTCCTACAGCCACAGCTGTCGTTTCTGACTTGATCGCAGTAATTAAGAACATCCGTCTTGAAACTACAGGAAAAGCTTATGTACAGCCTCAATTCTCTAAACATTTAAAAAGTAAGAAGGAGCAGCTGGCAAAAAAATATATTCGGCTCCACGTTGTGGATGAACCAGGTATGTTGATGGAAATCACAAAAATATTTGCCCAATACGACATATCGTTTGATCAGATTATCCAAAGGGCCACGGAAATCGAAACAGAACGTGAATTGATCATGGTTACACACCAAGTTAGTGAAGAAGATTTTAACAGAGCAAGCAATCAATTGCACCAGCTTGAATCGGTTCGGACAATCAACAGCATTTTCCGAGTAGAAGGAGACGATTAA
- a CDS encoding VanZ family protein, which produces MKKITYLLLTAAVMGLIFLFSSQPYHQQDLRPAIRTFVNVEDLQPLLGSVKFHYHNSEVSAASHGIDGLLDFLIRKTAHFFIYFLLMCLLIGTLTNVFPEKFLLVWCAALLFTCTYAALDEYHQTFTPDRTPYIGDVLLDTFGALTAGMAVILSRLKKTKQ; this is translated from the coding sequence TTGAAAAAAATAACATATTTATTGTTAACGGCAGCTGTTATGGGGTTAATTTTTTTGTTTTCTTCCCAGCCGTATCATCAACAGGATTTACGACCGGCAATAAGGACATTTGTCAATGTTGAAGATTTACAACCACTGCTTGGATCGGTCAAGTTTCACTATCATAATAGTGAGGTAAGTGCAGCATCGCACGGAATCGATGGATTGTTGGACTTTTTAATTCGTAAAACGGCTCATTTTTTCATTTACTTTTTACTTATGTGTTTGTTAATTGGGACGTTAACCAACGTATTTCCTGAGAAATTTCTGCTTGTATGGTGTGCAGCTTTGCTGTTTACATGTACTTATGCTGCGCTTGACGAATACCATCAGACGTTTACACCAGACCGCACTCCTTACATAGGGGATGTCCTGCTGGATACGTTTGGGGCACTTACTGCAGGGATGGCCGTAATTTTGAGTAGACTCAAAAAAACAAAACAATAA
- a CDS encoding homoserine kinase, with protein sequence MNGFTIKIPATSANLGPGFDSIGIALSKRVILNCQPANKWGFTIPEKDQAYIPSDTTNLVYKTALYTANLYEVATLPPYHVTLTNEVPVARGLGALQQL encoded by the coding sequence ATGAATGGGTTTACGATTAAAATCCCTGCCACCTCTGCCAACTTAGGCCCTGGATTTGATTCTATCGGTATCGCGTTGTCTAAACGTGTAATATTGAACTGTCAGCCGGCAAATAAATGGGGATTTACAATTCCTGAAAAAGATCAAGCTTACATTCCTTCAGATACAACCAATTTAGTTTATAAAACAGCCTTGTACACAGCCAATTTGTATGAAGTCGCTACTCTGCCTCCTTATCATGTAACCCTGACCAATGAAGTACCAGTAGCAAGGGGCTTGGGAGCTCTTCAACAGCTGTAG
- a CDS encoding sigma-70 family RNA polymerase sigma factor: MITDEEFEEIVVKNEKLIYYHIRSLHIVDYSGEFFAVGLEALWQACLTYKPELGKFSSYISWKIRNRLIDQIRKSAKTKDVESAFIREHIHLKLYQIENSIHDDYFWEQVRLELTENQWKWVYYYIIHDLSVEQIAKLEGVTRDAVKNWGRRARDKLSSIPALHDIVSL; encoded by the coding sequence GTGATAACAGATGAAGAATTTGAGGAAATTGTAGTTAAAAACGAGAAGCTGATTTACTATCATATCCGTTCTTTACATATTGTCGATTATTCAGGGGAATTTTTCGCAGTAGGTTTGGAAGCTTTATGGCAGGCATGCCTTACATACAAGCCGGAATTAGGGAAGTTTTCCTCTTACATCAGCTGGAAAATAAGGAATCGTCTCATTGACCAAATACGAAAGTCCGCAAAAACAAAAGATGTGGAAAGTGCATTTATACGAGAGCATATCCATTTAAAACTTTATCAGATCGAAAACAGCATTCATGATGATTATTTTTGGGAGCAGGTTCGTTTAGAATTAACGGAGAACCAGTGGAAATGGGTCTATTATTATATTATTCATGATTTATCCGTCGAACAAATTGCTAAGCTTGAAGGCGTCACCCGGGATGCAGTAAAAAATTGGGGCAGACGGGCCAGAGATAAATTAAGCTCGATCCCGGCGCTTCATGATATAGTCAGCCTGTAG
- a CDS encoding homoserine kinase yields MELANQILGLKLSDYDKLKIACEIEGHPDNVAPAIYGGIMISFYDDSHLDFVQFNEGLRALTWVAVVPDYPLETEKARALLPKEIDYKTAVRASATANVLVAALARQNWALAGKMMARDRWHQPYRKQLIHGFDTVEKAVMEEGALGLYLSGAGPTMIALFNEMNPSILQRLSNQLKEYNVEALTADENGVEAEQFHLQANGSTTQQ; encoded by the coding sequence ATTGAGCTGGCCAATCAAATTTTGGGATTGAAGCTCAGCGATTATGATAAATTAAAGATCGCTTGTGAGATTGAAGGGCACCCGGATAATGTGGCCCCTGCCATTTACGGCGGGATAATGATTTCTTTTTATGATGACAGCCATTTGGACTTTGTCCAGTTCAACGAAGGATTGCGTGCACTTACATGGGTTGCTGTCGTACCGGATTATCCGTTGGAAACAGAAAAAGCCCGGGCCCTGCTACCTAAAGAGATCGATTATAAAACAGCGGTTCGTGCCAGTGCTACGGCAAATGTCCTTGTCGCCGCTCTCGCCCGCCAAAACTGGGCGCTCGCGGGTAAAATGATGGCTCGGGATCGCTGGCACCAGCCTTATCGGAAACAGTTGATTCATGGATTTGACACTGTTGAAAAAGCAGTTATGGAGGAAGGCGCACTCGGTTTATACTTGAGCGGAGCTGGACCGACGATGATTGCTTTATTTAATGAAATGAATCCATCGATCCTGCAGCGGTTATCCAATCAGTTAAAAGAATACAACGTCGAAGCTTTAACAGCAGACGAAAATGGAGTAGAAGCAGAACAATTCCACCTGCAGGCTAACGGATCTACAACCCAGCAATAA
- a CDS encoding AEC family transporter codes for MTIFFQVVLPVVLVFVAGYVLQKILHLEIKSVSTVALYIMLPCLVFKTFYEAEFNNEYFIMLLFSALLLVIILAVNKLIAVIMKLETSLESGLILSTAFMNAGNYGAPIVLFAFGQEGFVYSVSFMVLQQIVMNFFGVYYAAKGAAGIEMAVKTVLKMPPTYAVVIALVMKFASVPVSDNIMSSISLVGDATIPSVMILLGMQLANITVKNLQWDKISYAAALRLIGSPLIAWALTILLPMNDVMASVLIISAAMPSAATTTIYAVQFDSKPDLVSSITLITTLASVVTIPVTLTLLT; via the coding sequence ATGACGATCTTTTTTCAAGTTGTACTTCCTGTAGTTTTAGTATTTGTAGCTGGGTATGTCCTTCAAAAAATTCTTCATTTAGAAATTAAGTCGGTTTCAACAGTTGCTTTATATATCATGCTGCCTTGTCTAGTATTTAAAACTTTTTATGAAGCGGAATTTAATAATGAATATTTTATTATGCTCTTGTTTTCTGCACTTTTATTGGTCATTATATTAGCTGTTAATAAACTCATCGCGGTTATCATGAAGCTGGAAACATCGCTTGAAAGCGGACTGATTCTTTCTACTGCATTTATGAATGCCGGAAATTATGGAGCACCGATTGTATTATTTGCCTTCGGTCAAGAAGGATTTGTTTATTCTGTCTCATTTATGGTGCTTCAGCAAATAGTAATGAACTTTTTTGGTGTGTATTACGCTGCAAAAGGCGCAGCCGGCATTGAAATGGCTGTCAAAACCGTATTAAAGATGCCTCCTACTTATGCAGTTGTGATTGCATTGGTCATGAAATTCGCCTCCGTACCGGTTTCAGACAATATTATGTCCAGTATTTCCCTCGTCGGAGATGCCACGATACCATCGGTAATGATTCTTCTCGGAATGCAGCTTGCGAATATCACGGTAAAGAACCTGCAGTGGGATAAGATTTCCTATGCAGCAGCATTAAGGCTGATCGGTTCGCCGCTGATTGCCTGGGCGCTTACCATTCTGCTTCCCATGAATGATGTGATGGCAAGCGTCCTGATCATTTCAGCAGCGATGCCATCAGCAGCGACAACGACGATCTATGCTGTTCAGTTTGATTCTAAGCCTGACTTAGTGTCGAGCATTACATTAATTACGACCTTAGCTAGTGTTGTGACTATCCCTGTTACATTGACTCTGCTGACTTAA
- a CDS encoding peptidoglycan-binding protein codes for MVSRQVLIEHSLRNIGEVTTEVKEKVVKIIELAYKEKIYVQFSSGYRSMEEQAKLYGQGRPGYTWQGRTYGHSGKIVTNAKPGQSIHNYGLAVDYFIVSDDGTKAFWKVDKRWRRVAEIAKTLGFVWGGEWKSFKDYPHLELTRGRSWQEMKAGKSSGKDIGLLERGSEGKAVKELQNDLCKLGYQLNKWGCDGVFGEETARAVQQFQAAYQLETDGIAGEVTRRKLAEVISLRQGIQAVIPYPGFPIKSGSKGINVKRIQRAVHVTPDGVYGAATTAAVKEYQKRHNLEVDGVVGPLTWNVMF; via the coding sequence ATGGTGAGCCGGCAGGTATTAATAGAGCACAGTTTAAGGAATATAGGTGAAGTGACAACAGAAGTTAAGGAAAAAGTGGTGAAGATTATTGAACTTGCTTACAAAGAAAAGATTTATGTTCAGTTCTCATCAGGCTATCGTTCAATGGAAGAGCAGGCGAAGCTTTATGGACAGGGAAGACCAGGATATACATGGCAGGGAAGGACTTATGGGCATTCTGGAAAAATCGTTACAAATGCCAAGCCTGGCCAAAGCATCCATAACTACGGGCTTGCAGTCGACTATTTTATAGTAAGTGATGACGGAACAAAGGCGTTCTGGAAAGTGGACAAACGCTGGAGAAGAGTTGCTGAAATTGCAAAAACGCTTGGTTTTGTATGGGGTGGAGAATGGAAGTCGTTTAAAGATTATCCTCACTTGGAGCTCACTCGCGGCCGAAGCTGGCAGGAAATGAAAGCAGGGAAAAGCAGCGGCAAGGACATAGGTCTTTTAGAAAGAGGGTCCGAAGGAAAAGCGGTTAAGGAGCTTCAGAATGACCTCTGCAAGTTAGGCTATCAGCTGAACAAATGGGGATGTGACGGAGTATTTGGGGAAGAAACAGCAAGGGCTGTTCAACAATTTCAAGCTGCCTATCAATTGGAGACTGACGGGATAGCGGGAGAGGTAACGAGAAGGAAATTAGCAGAAGTGATCAGTCTCAGGCAAGGAATACAAGCTGTCATTCCCTATCCTGGATTCCCTATAAAAAGCGGAAGTAAAGGAATAAACGTGAAAAGAATTCAACGTGCCGTTCATGTTACGCCAGACGGGGTTTATGGAGCGGCAACGACAGCAGCCGTAAAAGAATATCAAAAGCGACATAATCTTGAGGTGGATGGCGTCGTAGGGCCATTAACGTGGAACGTCATGTTTTAA
- the rbsK gene encoding ribokinase, with product MKQPVVTVVGSINMDLTISTNTIPAQGETVLGNHFHTYPGGKGANQAVAASRLGAHVNMIGAVGNDVFGKGLLDHLHREGIHTNGIRTFNHVGTGTATIILSDQDNRIIVAQGANKEVTPELVSEEEAIIAESDILLMQLEIPIETVEYTLSMANSHEIPVIINPAPYQPMSENILLKAAYLTPNQLEWKQLSKHHNLENRLDQFVITQGRYGAVLYQKGEKRRLPAHLVSVEDTTGAGDAFNGALAAQLAEGADLEQAVTLANAAAALSITKQGAQTGMPSRNEVEAFLKTQ from the coding sequence ATGAAACAGCCAGTCGTTACAGTTGTCGGAAGCATTAACATGGATTTAACGATCTCCACCAATACCATACCTGCGCAAGGGGAAACTGTGCTGGGCAATCATTTCCACACGTATCCAGGAGGTAAAGGCGCTAATCAGGCCGTTGCTGCTTCAAGACTCGGAGCACACGTAAACATGATCGGAGCTGTCGGAAACGATGTCTTCGGGAAAGGTTTACTTGATCACTTACATAGAGAAGGCATTCATACAAACGGAATCCGCACCTTTAACCATGTGGGAACCGGGACTGCTACCATTATTCTGTCTGACCAAGACAATAGAATTATTGTTGCTCAAGGGGCAAATAAAGAGGTAACACCGGAACTTGTATCTGAAGAAGAAGCCATTATTGCAGAAAGTGATATCCTCTTAATGCAGCTTGAAATCCCCATAGAAACCGTAGAGTATACGTTGTCTATGGCTAATTCACACGAAATCCCTGTTATTATTAATCCTGCACCTTACCAGCCGATGAGTGAAAACATACTATTAAAGGCAGCTTATCTGACACCCAATCAGCTTGAGTGGAAGCAGCTTTCCAAGCATCATAACCTTGAGAACAGGCTAGATCAATTTGTGATTACTCAAGGCAGATATGGAGCGGTTCTTTACCAGAAAGGAGAAAAAAGACGCCTCCCGGCTCATCTCGTAAGTGTAGAGGATACGACAGGAGCAGGGGATGCATTCAACGGGGCACTGGCTGCCCAGCTAGCTGAAGGTGCCGACTTAGAACAAGCGGTCACTCTTGCCAATGCGGCTGCTGCACTCTCTATTACAAAGCAAGGAGCACAGACAGGGATGCCTTCGCGAAATGAAGTAGAAGCGTTTTTGAAAACACAATAA
- a CDS encoding sigma-70 family RNA polymerase sigma factor, which produces MRSATLPFQDYEPYIYYALHKLHIPPPHEDHYQDAYFIYQRCEKNYDPSLSKFSTYFTQQFIHFLQSQQRTARLRSPQVHIIESAVFPKSFLRDPSTDWILYYDVFHNSELSPLESTIVKLSLEEFTINEISRILKVSPSTVNRKKKGIKKKLGKVLNTPS; this is translated from the coding sequence ATGAGATCAGCCACTCTGCCTTTCCAAGACTATGAACCGTACATTTACTATGCCTTACATAAACTTCATATTCCTCCTCCCCATGAAGATCACTACCAGGATGCCTATTTTATCTATCAGCGCTGTGAGAAGAACTACGATCCTTCCCTATCCAAATTTTCCACTTATTTTACCCAGCAATTTATTCACTTCTTACAGTCCCAACAAAGAACAGCACGTCTCAGGAGTCCCCAGGTACACATCATAGAGTCAGCTGTATTTCCTAAAAGCTTTTTACGAGACCCTTCCACTGACTGGATTCTTTATTATGACGTCTTTCACAACAGCGAACTGTCCCCGCTTGAAAGCACCATTGTCAAACTCTCCCTTGAAGAGTTCACCATCAACGAAATTTCCCGTATTCTGAAAGTCAGTCCTTCCACAGTGAATCGGAAGAAAAAGGGTATCAAAAAGAAATTAGGCAAAGTATTGAATACACCTTCATGA
- a CDS encoding LacI family DNA-binding transcriptional regulator produces the protein MTTINDIAEMAKVSRTTVSRALNDSGYVSEDVRKRIMKIVEETGYLPSQSAKSLRTKRSNVVGVILPRLSTETATRVVNGINEVLAKQGFQILLTDTELDKNKEIEYIRLLKSRHVDGIILLATNVNDALTQAIQQADLPFLSIGQQLPGVASLVYDDYHASADLANMLVHRGHKRIGFIGVSEEDPAVGQLRQQAYLDTLKQNGLPIHKEWIEKGDFTIESGYEAMKKILRNSKDVKPSAVFAVTDRMAIGAMEYLKEQGYLIPEHMAVAGIGASLMSKYITPSLTTVDYSNKEAGRKAAELLLAKLNHEEIEDKIELSYRLIQRDSV, from the coding sequence ATGACAACCATTAATGATATAGCCGAAATGGCAAAAGTTTCGAGAACTACTGTGTCCCGAGCGCTGAATGATAGTGGTTATGTGAGTGAGGATGTACGTAAACGAATTATGAAAATAGTGGAAGAGACTGGCTACCTTCCCAGCCAATCAGCCAAATCCCTCCGCACAAAGCGATCAAATGTGGTCGGGGTGATCCTGCCAAGATTGAGCACGGAGACAGCTACAAGAGTAGTAAATGGCATCAATGAGGTACTTGCAAAACAGGGGTTTCAAATTCTGTTAACCGATACAGAATTGGACAAAAATAAGGAGATTGAATATATCCGCTTGCTTAAGAGCCGCCATGTAGATGGAATTATCCTCCTTGCGACGAATGTGAATGATGCGCTTACCCAGGCGATCCAGCAGGCAGATCTGCCTTTCTTATCCATCGGACAGCAGCTGCCCGGTGTAGCTTCGCTGGTCTATGATGACTATCACGCTTCAGCAGATTTAGCCAACATGCTGGTCCACCGCGGCCATAAGCGTATCGGTTTTATCGGCGTAAGTGAAGAGGATCCTGCCGTAGGACAGCTGCGTCAGCAAGCCTACTTGGATACCCTTAAACAAAACGGTCTTCCCATTCATAAGGAATGGATAGAGAAAGGTGATTTTACGATAGAATCGGGCTATGAAGCCATGAAAAAAATTTTGAGAAACAGCAAGGACGTAAAACCAAGTGCGGTTTTTGCCGTCACAGACCGGATGGCCATCGGGGCAATGGAGTATTTGAAAGAACAGGGGTATTTAATCCCTGAGCATATGGCCGTAGCGGGAATAGGAGCTTCGCTTATGTCGAAATATATTACACCTTCATTAACGACAGTCGATTATTCCAATAAAGAAGCTGGAAGAAAAGCTGCTGAACTTCTGCTGGCCAAGCTCAATCATGAAGAAATTGAAGACAAAATTGAACTTTCCTATAGACTGATTCAAAGAGATAGTGTATAG